Within the Deinococcus fonticola genome, the region GAGGGCTTGCTGTAGTAATGAGGGGTCTTGCATTGAGGCGCAGCTTTGAGATTGGCTGGGCCGGCCAGAAACCAGGGACTCAGCAACGGGAGGCCAGTAGAACGTTCATGCTTTGAGTCTTCCCAGCCCGCAATGCGACCTGGCTACACCAGACGCCCATCCGTCTTTTCAGCGAACGGATGAGAGTTTTGTGCTGACCTGTCTCAGATGGAACTTACCCATGACATTTCATGAGAAACTTGGGGAAGCTTGATGAACTTGGGCATTGTAATATCATGGTTCCTGAATGGCAAATGAACCGAGTGCACTTCTTCAGCTGGAGTGTCCCCCAGAAACTGGAAGGTAAGTCGCTAGAGACAAAGTCTCGACCCCAGCCCTAAGCTGGAAAGTGAGGCCCAGTCATGAAAATCCGTCAGTTTACCCAAGACCGGATCATCAACCTCCTCCAAGAAGGCAAAAAGGGCGAGAAGCCTGTCGAAGACCCTTGCCGCGACTTCGGGTGCAGCACCGCGTCCTACTACGCCTGGAAGAAGAGGTACGGCGACATCAACCACGACGAAGCCCGCAGGCTTCTTGGCCAGAACGGACTCGCTTGAGCAAGCCTGGCCGCTTCGTCAACTGGAGAAGGAAAACGCCCCTCTGCTGCGCATTGTTGGCCAGCAGCGCCTGGAGATCGACGCCATGAAGGACGTGATTGGGAGAAAGCGGTAACGCCCACTCAGAAACGTGCCCTGGTCAGGCAACTGATCACTGCGCACATCAAGCCCGAACGGGCTTGTGTTCTGGTGGGCCTCCTGACGGCCTGACAGAAAGTATGAGAAAACGTCCCCGATAGGGAACAATTTCTGTTTATGACGACAAAAACGATCCTCGGGGACGTCCCCCGACTCTACCAGAATGTCCGACCCTTCCTCAGCGCCCTCTCCTGGAACGATGTCCGCAATGCGGACACCTGTGCCTGGCTCGTCGCAGGGTGCTTGGAAAGCCGAATCTGCTCCATCCCCGCGTGGGTGAGCGGGCGAATCTCAAAAGCGCAGTTCGCGCAAAGCCGAGAGATTCAGGCCCGCAGGTTTCTGGAGAACCCGAAGGTTGATCCCTTCGAGATCTATGCGCCGCTGGTCTTCCAAGCCCTTCGTCACTGGGGCGAGCACCGCCTGGTGCTCGCTCTGGACACCAGTATGCTCTTTGGGACATTCTGCCTGATTCGCTTTGCTGTCACTTTCAGGGGACGATCTCTTCCACTGCATCAGGAAGTCATCCAGCACGAGAGCGCCCAGGTTTCGACCCGACAACTTCTCCCTGTGCTCGCCCGTGTCAAAGGCCTCCTCGATGCGTTGGGCATCCATGACGTTCGGCTCCTTGCTGATCGAGGTTTTTGCGACAGTGAACTCATGGATTGGCTCTGGGCCTGCAAATGGCACTACCGCATCCGTATCAAGTCGAACCTGATCCTCGCTGACCTTGCAGGTCAGCGCCTGTGCAAGCTCGACGACATTCGACTCCGCCCCAGGGAAACACGCTGTTTCCACAACGTCGCCATCACCGGGCAGGCGTTTGGCCCAGTCCATGTCGCGGTCGCTCGACCCACAGACGTTCAGGAGCAGTGGCAGGTCGTGAGCAGCGAGCCGACAGACCTGGAAACGTTCGCTGAGTACGGCGAACGCTTCCAAATCGAAGAGGGCTTCCTGGACGATAAAAGTGGTCTCCACGGGCTGGAATCCTCGAAGCTCCGTGATGTCACGAGCCTGAACAGGCTCGTCATGGTTCTGGCGCTGGCCACGCTCTTTCTCGTCACCAAGGGTGTACAGATCGTCACGGAAGGGAAACGGCGAATGGTCGACGCGCATTGGCAACGTGGGCTGAGTTATCTCAAGATTGGGGAACGGGCCATGCGCTGGGCACTCAGTCGCGGCCTCGAAGTGTTTACCCACCTGGCACTGCCAGGTGGGCCAGATCCAGAACCTCTGGGCAAACGGAAGAAGAAATGCTCTGACCCCATTACGTTGCTGGAAGTCGGCTGGACGCTGGTTTTACGCCCTCTCTCATAAAGTTTGTCAGGCCGCCAGGCCGTGTTCCTTCAATTTTTCCCGTAACCACTGCTCGTTGAAGTACAGTGGCCGACCTGCTTTCATGAGTACCTCCACGGGAAGTTCCTTGAGTGGGGAACGACGTTCACT harbors:
- a CDS encoding transposase; its protein translation is MKIRQFTQDRIINLLQEGKKGEKPVEDPCRDFGCSTASYYAWKKRYGDINHDEARRLLGQNGLA
- a CDS encoding transposase; translated protein: MTTKTILGDVPRLYQNVRPFLSALSWNDVRNADTCAWLVAGCLESRICSIPAWVSGRISKAQFAQSREIQARRFLENPKVDPFEIYAPLVFQALRHWGEHRLVLALDTSMLFGTFCLIRFAVTFRGRSLPLHQEVIQHESAQVSTRQLLPVLARVKGLLDALGIHDVRLLADRGFCDSELMDWLWACKWHYRIRIKSNLILADLAGQRLCKLDDIRLRPRETRCFHNVAITGQAFGPVHVAVARPTDVQEQWQVVSSEPTDLETFAEYGERFQIEEGFLDDKSGLHGLESSKLRDVTSLNRLVMVLALATLFLVTKGVQIVTEGKRRMVDAHWQRGLSYLKIGERAMRWALSRGLEVFTHLALPGGPDPEPLGKRKKKCSDPITLLEVGWTLVLRPLS